The Prionailurus bengalensis isolate Pbe53 chromosome E2, Fcat_Pben_1.1_paternal_pri, whole genome shotgun sequence region CCCTATGTGTGTGATGAATGTGGGAGGTCTTTCAGTGTGATTTCCGAATTTGTCGAACATCAGATCATGCATACTAGAGAGAATCTCTATGAGTATGGTGAATCGTTTATTCATAGTGTGGCTGTCAGTGAGGTTCAGAAAAGTCAGGCTGGAGGGAAACGCTTTGAATGTAAGGAGTGTGGGGAAACCTTTAATAAGAGTGCCGCGCTTGCCGAACATCGGAAAATTCATGCTAGAGAGCATCTTGCAGAATGTAATGATGAGGAGTATGAGGAGCCATTCATGCCTAGCCCAACCTTCAGTGAGCTCCAGAAAATATATGGGAAAGATAAATTCTATGAATGTAAGGTGTGTAAGGAAACCTTCCTTCATAGCTCTGCCCTAATTGACCACCAGAAAATCCATGGTAGAGATGACAAAGATAATGAGCGTGGGGAAGGCTTTAAACCCAGCCCACCCCCCAATGATCTTCCGAAAACGTAtggtaaagagaaaatatatgaatgtaAGGTGTGTGGGGAGACCTTCCATCACAGCTCATCCCTGAAAGAACATCAGAAGATCCATACTAGAGGAAACCTCTTTGAAAGTAAGGGTAAAGTGTGTGAGGAAACATTTATTCCTGGTCAGTCCCTTAAAAGGCGTCAGAAGACGTACCCAAAAGAGAAGCTGTATGACTTTACAGATGGTGGGGATGCCTTTAGGCAAAGCTCAGACCTCAGTGAGCATCAGAAAATTCATTCTCGAAAGAACCTCTTTGAAGGCAGGGGGTACGAGAAGTCTGTCATTCATAGCGTGCCCTTCACTGAATCCCAGAAGAGTCATACTATAACAAGACCACCTGAAGATGATGAGGACCAGAAGGCGTTCACCGTCAGCTCTAACCCTGATGACAACCAGAAGGTTCCTCCTCAAGAAAACGTCTATGAGAGGAAACCATATGAGAGGTCTGTTATTCATAGCTTAGCCTTTGCTAAGGCTGAGAAGAGTCACAGTGCAGTGGGGCCCAGCAAACCAAAAGTGATTGCAGAGTCTACCATTCAAAGCTCAGGTGTTACCGAACATCAGAAAGCCCATGCTGGAGAGAATACCTCTGAAGGAAAGAAATACGAGAGGTCTGTTATCCATAGTGTAGCTGCTTTCAAACCCCCCAAAAGTTGCAATGGAAATGAAGTCGTTGAATGTGAAGAGAAGGGAGAATCCTCCACTTCTGTTTCAGACCGTCATGATAAGCAACAGAAAACTCCTGCCAGAGAGAACCCTAATGAAGGGGGTAAGAATAACAACTACAAGGACTCTGTCATACAAAGTGTATCCCATATGGAATCTCAGAAAAGTCCAACTAGTCAGGGTTCCAGTGAACTTAAGAAGGATGGCGAATCATCTACTCCCACCTCAAATGTCCGTGAACATCAGAAGGCTCGTTCGAAGAAGAAAAACATTGAGCGTAGGAACTATGAGACCTCTGTAATTCACTCCCTACGTTTTGGTGACCATCAAACATTTCGCCCTAGAGAGAAATTCTATGAATGTCCAGAGTGTGGAGAATCTTTTGTTCGTAGCTACGACCTCACTGAGCATCTGAAGATTCACGATAGAAAGAAGCCCTCTGGAAGTAAAAACTACGAACGTTCTGTAATTCGCAGCTTAGTCTCTACTGATCCTCAGACGAGTTATGCTGAGCAGCAACCACAGACAAGTTATGCTGGACACTCATCACAGATGAGGTACTCTGACCAAGCAGCGCAAACGAGTTATGCCAAACACCCAGTGCAGACGAGTTACTCTGGAATGCACATGAGTTACGCTGTACAGCCAGGGCACGTGAGTTACACACAGCAAGCAGCACAAACAAGCTACATGGTGCAACCGACACAAATCAGTTATGATGAGGAGCAAGCGCAGACAAGTTACGCTGAACAGCAAGTACGCAACAGATGCAGGGAGTGTGGGGAATGCTTTGCCACCATCGGAGACCTTGGTGCACATCAGAAAATCTATGCCCGAGAAGAATTCCATGGTCGGAAGCTCTTTGGAGACACTGTTATTCAGGGCATAAGCCTTGAAGGGCCTCGGCCGGAAGAGCCTCGGCAGAATGAGCCAGATGAGCAGGACGAGCAGGACGAGCCTGAAGATGCAATCTATGGCTGTAAGGACTGTGGGCTAGGCTTTGCAGATCGTGCAGACCTTAAGGATCATCAGAAAGTTCATGGCAGAGAGTATCTCATCGATAGTCGTGAGTACACCCATTCTGTAATCCACACCCATTCTGTCAGCGAGTATCAGAAAGATTACATTGGAGAGCAGCTCTATGAATGCCCGGCATGTGGGGAATCCTTCGTtcatagctcattcctttttgaGCATCAGAAAATCCACGAGCAAGATCAATTTTATGGCCAAAGAAGGTATGATGAGCCTTTTGTGCAGCCCCTGGTCATCAACCCACGGAGGCCTCGTGCCCCACAGAAGAATCCCACTGCAGGAACATCCCTTCAGTGCCACGTGTGCGGACAAGACTTCATTCATGGCTCTGTCCTCGGTGAGCATATGAGAATTCACACCAGAGAGGATTTACCAGAACAGGGCCAGAGAAGTGAAGATGCAGTGAGTCCAGGCTTAGCCCTTACTGAGTTTCAGAGAAGTCAAACCGAAGAGAAACACTATGAATGTAAAACATGTGGAGAAACCTTCCTCAATCAGTCAGACCTTAGGGAGCACATGAGAATTCACGAGAAAGACGAGCCCTATGATTATGGGGCCTCTTTTGTTCATACTTCATTTCTTACTGAGCCCCCCAAAAGAGATTCACCATTCTATGAATGCAAGGACTGTGGGAAGTCCTTTATTCATAACACCGTTCTCACCAAGCATCAGAAGCTTCAtcttgaagaagaggaagaagaaggagccCAGGAGGTGGAAGCCAATGTCCTTGTTCCACGAGAAGTGCTGCGGATCCAGGGGTCAAATGTAGAGGCTGCCGAGCCCGAGGTGGAAGCTGCCGAGCCTGAGGTGGAGGCTGCCGAGCCCAATGTGGAGGCCGCCGAGCCCAATGGAGAGGCCGAGGGACCAGATGGGGAGGCTGCAGAGCCAGATGGGGAAGCCGAACAGCCCAACGGAGAGGCCGAACAGCCCAATGGAGATGCTGATGAACCAGACGGGGCAGGGATCGAAGACCCAGAGGAAAGAGCTGAAGAGCCAGAGGGAGATGCTGATGAGCCAGATGGGGCAGGGATCGAAGACCCAGAAGAAGAAGGCGAAGATCAAGAGATTCAGGTTGAGGAGCCATACTACGACTGCAGGGAATGCGGAGAAACCTTTGCTTCCAACTCTGCCTATGGCGAGCACCTGAAAACCCATGCCAGGGTGATAATATTTGAGCCTGGAAATGTCTATGGGGAAAGCTCCCGCTACACTGAACATGCCAGCACCAGCACCAGCGACAACGACAGGGCCGATGACAAGTATTTCAAGTGTGATGTCTGTGGGCAGCTTTTCAGTGATCGCCTGTCCCTCGCTAGACACCAGAATACTCATACCGGCTGAGAACATAAGTATAAAGGTTAGGAAACCTTCACTTAGAACTTGACCCTTACTAAACCAGAGACTTCAGACCAATCCATAACAATGTCAGAAGAAACTTACCTTGGCACGTACACACCTGACTTTTAACATCAGACAACTCAgactaaaaagaaaccaaaggtgGAAACTGCTTTGGTCTCAGCTCTCCCCCATCTAGCTCTCCCCCATCCAGCTGTCTCCCATCCAGCACCAGTGTGTGCATATGGGAAAGCTCTAGCACATACCTTGCATCTGAGTGACCTTATTGAGGGAAAACCCCAGGGGTTTTTGAGACTACAGAAATCGCCCAGTCAACTGTAAATGACATTTCTGTAACCTATATATAATGCTCCCTGCAGTGTATATAAAATAGCATATCGTAGCAAAACAGTAATCACATATCTTTGGATTTGATATGATATACAGTTACAGTTTACTGTGCAGAGGTACCTTACCTGGTactcggatttttttttttttttttggaggaggaagagagcaacaaattagaatatatttctaaGCATCTTAGATTCTGAGAAAGACTTCTTGTGCATTATTTGGACCCCATTGGTATCGTTTCGAGTAATTGTGTGTCATTCCTTACTCTTAAGTATTCCTGTACAAGTGTAAGCATGAAAGgtaaaatgtcttttattctttGCTGTTTGAAAAGAGAAGTGTTTTGAACTTCCTTTTCAGCCATTTCGTCGACACCAACACTTTGGAACCTAATGCTGTGTAAGCCTTTACAGTATGTGGATTGGCCTTTTGTGACCCAAAGTGGTTGGTTGCCACATTGTACCTTGCAGTGGTTCTCATGCTAAAATattacaagttttgttttttttttttaaccaacctGATGTGTGTTTGATAATGAATTTACAAAAACTGAAGCTTTTCCCTATAAATCCTACGTTTTTGCCTTTAAAGAGTGGGTTGCAACCATCACTAGATCACAGTAGTGCCTACTGACGGTTGAGAACCAGAGGGAGAGACTTTTGTGTTGTAAATAAGGATGCAGGCTAACAACTTCCATCACTTCCTTTGTGCGCTTCCTGCCTTAAGTGACAAGTAGCATCGTGGCTTCAGTAGTGTGAACTGCCACAAGTCAGTCTGCACCCTGGGTGCCCAGGAGCTAGTATCCTTAGAGCTTTCTATCGCTTACCTGATTTCTTGTCTTCACCTGTCTGACCCTCCTCCCCCATGtctaacttaaattttaaaaattaaaaaaaaaagcaaaaaaacccacaaaaaacaacaaaaaaaagctttctttacAGTCAACTTAAGCTTAACATGGACTCAGGTTCCCCAGCAGCCTTAATTTGTTTCCTTACCATCTGTTCCTCCCTCTTGCAGCCCTTCTAAGTATTTCCGAGCTATCTATCCACTAGTGTCACGTTTGTCGGATCACCTCAGTTTTCCATTTAATCACAAATTGACCTCATAGCTTGAGGTTTCCTGTGTCCTGTTCTGTGGACCACCTGTACTccttttgcttcccctccccttgCATAATGACTATTAAATTTTTTGGCTTTGAgttggctggaaaaaaaaattaaaaaaaaaaaaaaccttagaagtGGATCTGTAGATTAAGTGAGCAAAAGACAACAGCAGATAATTTGAGCAAGCAAAATTAACCTATGTGCTGGGGGAACGTGTCTAAATCTTCCTCTCCTAGATCCGCGTGGTTAGGGCTTGGGGAATGTGTGTCAGAGCTGCAGGGAATGCCAAAGTTGAGGAAGGCTGTAGGGTTGAGAGCACGAAGCAGAAATGAGGAAGCCAAAGAAGGAAGTCCTAATACATCGCCAGATCTAGGAGGGTGGGGaagcagacagaaggaaaaatgggaaGCAGGGCTGGGAAGCCCAGGTTGGTGGGAATGAATTGAGCAGGATGTCCTGGGCAGTGAAGAAGGGGCCTTTTTGGTATAGGTGAGGGCCAGCTGCATAGAAGGACCTGAGGTTGGAATGGACAGCCAAGAAAACAGGAGAATCGAGGCCCCGCAGCACAGGAGGGGGACCCTTTAGATGGGAACCAGCGTTATGTTATCAGGGTGAACTTGGGTTGATCGCTGTTGGCAGTATTAATTGGTAGAACCTTTTCAGAAAACAACTTGCCAAATGACAGGGTGTCCATTCCAATCTCATGCTAGTGAAAAATTAGGAATGACATAAATGCCAAAACAATAGGACGATTACGTGAAGGTATTCATGGACTGTATGCAGCTGCTTAAAAATGATAATCAAGAGTTATGTAGCAACGTGGAAATATATTTACGGaatattaagtggaaaaagcaGGACACAGAATTATATTTATACTACAATTATAACTGATTAAAAATGTATGCTTATAGTCAAAAgctgttgtgttgttgttgttgtaggcTAATAGTTgagcattattttcttaaattctttgaaTGTTCTTTATAGTAGTGTTACTAAAAAGTTTATAATCACGTTTCCATTGTGAACATAATTTGAACACATCATCAGAcacttggaaaatacagaaaagtggaggaaaaaaaaaatccatattccaACCTTCCAAAGACAGATACACACTCTTCAACATCTTGTTTATTCTTGTTTCTGTGCACAGGTTTATGATTATAACTGTGTCAAAACGTGTATTCAGAATAGCTGTTATGTTACCTTTGTGGAATTATGGTTAAACACTTTCAtcttaatgttttcaaatgttcCTTATGATAGTGTTCTTATAACAAAGtttattatgtttgtttccaTTACAAGCATAATACATACCCagaggaaaatttggaaaatatagtaaattagaaaagaggaaaaagtcacCCATATTCCCAACACCCAACAACTACTGTTAACATCTTGATCTATTTCCTCCATCTTGTTTTAGTGCACAAGCTTGTGATTATAACAGtgttaaatatgtatgcataaaatctaaaatgaaaaaaatactgaaaataattgaaatagtGTTGTCATTGTGGGATTATGGTTAAATATTTTGTCTCAAATTCCTTGAATGACCTTTGGTGTTTTGGTATTAAATCTTGTGTATGTATTTCTCCATTACAAATATAATACATACTCATAGCAAACTTTGGAAAATTCagtaaaactagaagaaaagtaATTCACCCATATTCCCAACACCCAGCAACAGTTGCTGTTAACATCTCGGTCTGTGCACCAGTCTATGATAATGAGGGTGTTAATGATAGGTATACATAGAGTCAAAGATGGgaagaaatatggaaaacaattaaATAGTTGTGTGGTCGTTGTGGGATTATGGTGAAATATTTTGTCTTGGTTTCCTCGAATGGTCTCTTATCATAGTGTTTTGGTAATCCACCTTTATTACATATATACCATTATAAACACTGTATGTGTTCATTATAGAAACTTTGAAGTTACAGAAATGTAGAAGAGAAACTCACCCATATTTTCACCATCCAAAGACTGTGGTTAACATcttgatatattttcttcatcttgTTTCTGTGcacaggtttttggtttgttaatATGGTTGTGGTTGTTCTATCTATCTGTAATAGtgtcaacaataaaaataaagttaaaaataagatattggtCAGTCTCCTCTTTTGTCTATCTTACAAGTTTGGGGTTGGTAAATATAGTCTTTTGTTACGACCAGAAGTCCAAAAGCTCAGTGCCTCCTTAGGCCCTTAAGTTTGGCTTACAAATCTTACTCCATTTTTAAGTATTGCATATCTCAACAATTCCTTTTAAGAGTACATGattatgcattaaaaattttttttctatgtttttattttatttttgagagcgagagagagagagagcaggggaggggcagagagagatggagacagaatctcaagcaggctccaggctcagttgtcagcgcagagcctgatgtggggcttgaactcacagaccacaagatcatgacctgagctgaagttggacgcccaactgactgagccacccagacatccctttGAGTCCACATTTTTAACTGCACTTATATATATTCCAGTAGCGTTTTTTAACTTGATAACCACAACTATATTTCAGTTACTTGagttagcatttttaatttttaatctcaaaTAGGAGattctctcaaacaaaaaaaaaccccacaaacaagAGTGAGCCCTTAACATAAAAAGGTTAATATCATGGTTTAGAATCTCTTTAAAGTGTCTATTTCCAACTCTTCCTTGAAGTTAAAAGTTTTCAGGGGAGTCACTTCCCGTATCTTAACCTGACTTTACCACCCAAAACATCTCACGCATTTGGTAGGGTGTCATTCCCTGGTGAattgggagttttttgtttttttgtttttggtttttttaatataatttattgtcaaattggtttccgtacaacacccagtgctcatcccaacaagtgccctcctccctgctcatcacccactttcccctctcccccaactcccatcAGCTGTCAGTTCTCCGTCCTtagaagtctcttatggtttgcctctctccttctctgtaacttttttttccccttcccctcccccatagtcttctgttaagtttctcaagatccacatatgagtgaaaacatatggtatcggtctttctctgcctgacttatttcacttagcataataccctccggttccatccacgttgctgcaaatggacagatttcattttttctcattgccatgtagtattccattatatatacaaaccacatctttatccattcatcggttggtggacatttaggctctttccatagtttggctgttgttgaaagtgctgctgtaaacattggggtacaagttcccctgtacatcagcactcctgtatcccttgggtaaattcctaacagtgctattgctggatcatagggtagatctatttttaactttttgaggaaccttgtAATTCCACCATGACCAGAGATTTTTGGCCAGGTTGCTGAGTATATCACTGCTGGCTACAATGGTGGTGTGCATTATGCCCAATTTGGAATTGCTGTCCCTGACTCCATGACACAAAAATGGTTGAATACTTGACTCCTTCTAATCTGCAGGTCACATCATTGAATTCTACTgttagatataaaaatacagttttcatttaattctaactGTAGAATTTGACAGTGGCAGAATCCCTGGTGATTTCATATTAttagaaacttttatttatattaaaataaaatcccactGAACTATGGTTATCTCTTGTGATGTCTAACCCCTTGGTCACAGCATTGATGGCCTTTCTATGTGAGGGGTCAGTGTAGTTCAGGGTGAGAGggtcagttctctttttttatatatatatatatatatatatgaaatttattgtcaaattggtttccatacaacacccaatgctcatcccaaaaggtgccctcctcaatacccatcacccaccctcccctccctcccaccttccatcaacccttagttctcagtttttaagagtctcttatgctttggctctctcccactctaatctcttttttttttttcttcccctcccccatgggtttctgttaagtttctcaggatccacataacagtgaaaccatatggtatctgcctttctctgtatggcttatttcacttagcatcacactctccagttccatccacgttgctacaaaaggccatatttcattttttctcattgccacatagtactccattgtgtatataaaccacaatttctttatccattcatcagttgatggacatttaggctctttccatcatttggctattgttgagagtgctgctataaacattggggtacaagtgcccctatgcatcagtactcctttatcccttggataaattcctagcagtgctattgctgggtcatagggtaggtctgtttttaattttctgaggaacctccacactgctttccagagcggctgcaccaatttgcattcccaccaacagtgcaagagggttcccgcttctccacatcctctccagcatctatagtctcctgatttgttcattttggccactctgactggcgtgaggtgatatctgagtgtggttttgatttgtatttccctgataaggagcggcattgaacatcttttcatgtgcctgttggccatccagatgtcttctttagagaagtgtctattcatgttttctgcccatttcttcactgggttatttgtttttctggtgtggagtttggtgagctctttatagattttggatactagccctttgtccgatatgtcattcgcaaatatcttttcccattctgttggttgccttttagttttgttggttgtttcctttgctgtgcagaagcttttggtcttcctaaggtcccagtaattcacttttgcttttaattcccttgcctttggggatgtgtcgagtaagagattgctacggctgaggtcagagaggtcttttcctgctttctcctctaaggttttgatggtttcctgtctcacattcaggtcctttatccattttgagtttatttttgtgaatggtgtgagaaagtggtctagtttcaaccttctgcatgttgctgtccagttctcccagcaccatttgttaaagaggctgtcttttttccattggatgttctttcctgctttgtcaaagatgagttggccatacgtttgtgggtctagttctggggtttctattctattccattggtctatgtgtctgtttttgtgccagggtCAGTTCTCTTTAAGATTGATTTCCTGAGGAGTATGTTACAAAAGGAAGTAGAGGAAGGTAATTAAGTGAAGGTCATTTGGGCTTGCCTGACCAGCATTTACACTGTTTAGGAATTCCTCCACTGCATGTCAGGTGTAGAAGTAACCACACCCAGCCGCCATGTTTATTCCATGAAAtctgactccccccaccccccacccacacacacacacctggtctCAGCTGATGGGTGCTCTTGGGCTCCCAGTGTGCAGTCAGACTCAGACTAAGGGCTACCTGAATGGTCATAGGTTGGGGCTGGGTGTGCTGATGGACAAACAGGCGTGGAATACGGCCATATAGCTGGAGGGAAACTTGGCTCATGGTGCCTCACCCACCCCAGTACCTTGTGGATCCTGGCTGAACTGTCTACTTTTGAGTTCCCTAAGAATCCCTGTATCTTtaaccttctttaaaaaacaaaaaatcccttcCCTTTTCTGGAGACTACTCTGTCTTATGTGAATGCCATAGTGTCCTCCCCTTTCCCCAACCAAAGGCTGACCCTGGTGTCTGTTGGGCTCCCAGAGCAGGATAATGCAGAAGTCATTCCAATGGTAGCGCTGATTGTTATTAGTTCCTGTACAGAGATAGCTATTCTGGTAACTGTCCTTCTTGAGGAGTCATTGATTGTCTGGGCTACCCCATATCCTTCCAATCTATTTCTTATTTGCTTTACTTGGCCAGCGTTAGTTATTTGCAACCCAAAAGAGCCCTAACTGAAATAGAAGTTGATACCAGAGCATGGATTGGAGATAATAAACCTGAGGGAAATGTAGGATACTTTGAATTTGATGTTAGGCCTTGGGATGGGAAACTCGAGGATCAAGGCATATGGCAGTAAAATACCTAATTATTGCCTGTGGTTGGCCTTCTGGAGTCATCTCCTTCCTGGGGTGAAGGGCTTGATAGTTGTCATAGACAAATTCAGAAACCATGAAAAAtgtcaagggacacctgggtggctcagtcggttaagcacccgactcttgattttggctcaggttatgatctcatggttcgtgagttcgagccccaccttgagctctgtgctgacagtgtggaccctgcttgggattctctctctctctgcccctctcctgctcacattctctctctgtctctcaaaacaattttttttttttaatgtcaagaaCAGAAGTATAGGAGGGTTTCTACAAACACCTTGATCCTGCAGGCCACTGACTTATTCAGCTACATTGATAGCCTTGCTGTATTTGTAACATGGAACGTTAGGGTGGCCCTAGGGAAACAGGATCCTGGCAATCGGAAGGACGATGTGTGGGAGACTTGGAAAGATTGAGACAGCTGAAGCGCCAACCACTTGGAAACACTCCTCATTTCACCACTTCCCTCCCACACAAGACAGAGTTGAGGGGGCGCCCGTGGGAGGGGCAGCAGTTGAGATGCTCCGTGATCTCCATGGTGATGGGAGGAACCCAAGTGTTGATAAAGGAAGGAGCCACTTCTCATAGGAGGCCTGGCTGCTGCAACGAGATCCCAGGGGGAGTTCCAACACAGGAACTTGGGTGTGATGCCCCAAAAGTGATTTATATAAGCAAATAAGCCAAAGTACGGGCTCATAAGAAGAAGAGGTGGACTAGGGCCACCGTACTGGAGTCACAACCTCCTTGAGTCAATTTATAGACACTTAAGGGAGAGTCCCAGGACCTTTGAGGAAGGACTCTGCTATGTATGACACTTATGCCTTACCCCTAGCCTCCTGTAAAGGGACGTGCAGCCATTTACACAGACAATCCATTTGTtgacaaagaaataaatcttCCAAGGACTAGTGGACATTGTACCCGAACAAACTAATTCTTGGGGATCAGAATATTGCCACATGAAGAGCAATTGAGATATAacaagttggggcacctgggtggcttggttgagcgtcagactcttgattttgggtcaggtcatgatcctggggtcacaggatcgagccctgcatcaggctctgcgctacatgggacctgcttgagattctctctcaccccctctgcccccctcctcccccacgctctctcttaagaaaaaaaaaaaagacataactaTAACACGCTGTCTGTGGGCAAACAGGTTACTGAGAACTGGGCTCTGCACTTCTTAGATGCACCTTCCAGATCCTTCCTTTGATTTAAGTCACTCCCCGCCCTGGGAAGGCATGAGTGAGAGAGAAGCCAGGACTGGTTCTGTATCTACCCCACACCAGCCAGACATCTGGAGGCAGGGGGATCACGTGGAGCCCCTTTCATCATGGAGAGGGCAATGTTTTATCCTCAATGGAAGAGAAACTCGTTCTggatttagatttttctttcgCTGCCTACCGGCCTCTTCTCAGTGTCGGTGGGCATGCTGCCCCACTTCTGTACCATATATAGCAGTTATGAATCCcaataatgctgcataacaaCCAACCGTGAAACCTCAATAAATCACACAATAAGTGTCTGTAGGATCCGTTTGGGATGGGCTAGGAGGCTCT contains the following coding sequences:
- the PEG3 gene encoding paternally-expressed gene 3 protein isoform X1, which encodes MLPPKYLSATKPKKSWAPDVHELDSDLTKEPDATIREGATDPEFFHQRFRNFLYVEFVGPRKTLFKLRNLCLDWLQPETRTKEEIIELLVLEQYLTILPEKIKPWVRAKKPENCEKLVTLLENYKEMYEPGDDNNSDLRSEDSMSRKGAESPPPRSASSFCSDRDRDWDQEWDRERDRDWDLDWDRDRERRGRSRDLGSRDRWPYPRNPRGRLPQRDLSLPLMEKTTFATERERKRRDSVMDYESRSQDAVSYQDVVNLTEDRKPQNPIQDNMENYRKLLSLGVQLAEDDGHSHMTQGHSSRSKRSAYPSTSRGLKSMPETKKSTHRRGICEDESSHGVIMEKFIKDVSRNSKSGRARESNDRSQRFPRRPDNDWKEVSFNKRESVIQERGYEGNGFGGGFNFNSSLVSKKRVLERKRRYQFDTDGKGSAHEQKGYARKRPFECSEMRKAMSMSSLSAPSFTESQPLDFGAMPYVCDECGRSFSVISEFVEHQIMHTRENLYEYGESFIHSVAVSEVQKSQAGGKRFECKECGETFNKSAALAEHRKIHAREHLAECNDEEYEEPFMPSPTFSELQKIYGKDKFYECKVCKETFLHSSALIDHQKIHGRDDKDNERGEGFKPSPPPNDLPKTYGKEKIYECKVCGETFHHSSSLKEHQKIHTRGNLFESKGKVCEETFIPGQSLKRRQKTYPKEKLYDFTDGGDAFRQSSDLSEHQKIHSRKNLFEGRGYEKSVIHSVPFTESQKSHTITRPPEDDEDQKAFTVSSNPDDNQKVPPQENVYERKPYERSVIHSLAFAKAEKSHSAVGPSKPKVIAESTIQSSGVTEHQKAHAGENTSEGKKYERSVIHSVAAFKPPKSCNGNEVVECEEKGESSTSVSDRHDKQQKTPARENPNEGGKNNNYKDSVIQSVSHMESQKSPTSQGSSELKKDGESSTPTSNVREHQKARSKKKNIERRNYETSVIHSLRFGDHQTFRPREKFYECPECGESFVRSYDLTEHLKIHDRKKPSGSKNYERSVIRSLVSTDPQTSYAEQQPQTSYAGHSSQMRYSDQAAQTSYAKHPVQTSYSGMHMSYAVQPGHVSYTQQAAQTSYMVQPTQISYDEEQAQTSYAEQQVRNRCRECGECFATIGDLGAHQKIYAREEFHGRKLFGDTVIQGISLEGPRPEEPRQNEPDEQDEQDEPEDAIYGCKDCGLGFADRADLKDHQKVHGREYLIDSREYTHSVIHTHSVSEYQKDYIGEQLYECPACGESFVHSSFLFEHQKIHEQDQFYGQRRYDEPFVQPLVINPRRPRAPQKNPTAGTSLQCHVCGQDFIHGSVLGEHMRIHTREDLPEQGQRSEDAVSPGLALTEFQRSQTEEKHYECKTCGETFLNQSDLREHMRIHEKDEPYDYGASFVHTSFLTEPPKRDSPFYECKDCGKSFIHNTVLTKHQKLHLEEEEEEGAQEVEANVLVPREVLRIQGSNVEAAEPEVEAAEPEVEAAEPNVEAAEPNGEAEGPDGEAAEPDGEAEQPNGEAEQPNGDADEPDGAGIEDPEERAEEPEGDADEPDGAGIEDPEEEGEDQEIQVEEPYYDCRECGETFASNSAYGEHLKTHARVIIFEPGNVYGESSRYTEHASTSTSDNDRADDKYFKCDVCGQLFSDRLSLARHQNTHTG